A genomic window from Salvelinus alpinus chromosome 10, SLU_Salpinus.1, whole genome shotgun sequence includes:
- the LOC139531517 gene encoding neuropilin and tolloid-like protein 1 isoform X2 gives MVHGHSLLHVVASLLILGLSGATKKEALKNNSGVKPAGQCGTWVKEGDGGLFTSPNYPSKYPPGIECVYIIEAPPRLCIHLFFGERYSIEPSWECKFDNIEVRDGPFGFSPIIGRYCGQTIPPFIRSSGRYLWVKFVSDGELEAIGFSVNYNFTAGPGGRDWRGH, from the exons TTGTTGCAAGTCTACTCATACTTGGGTTGTCTGGGGCAACGAAGAAGGAAGCAT TGAAGAACAATTCGGGAGTGAAGCCTGCAGGTCAATGTGGCACCTGGGTGAAGGAAGGAGACGGGGGACTGTTCACTTCTCCCAACTACCCCAGCAAATACCCCCCAGGAATAGAGTGTGTTTACATCATTGAAG ctcCTCCCAGGCTGTGTATTCATCTGTTCTTTGGTGAGAGGTATTCTATCGAGCCTTCATGGGAATGTAAATTTGACAACATTGAGGTGCGGGACGGCCCCTTTGGCTTCTCCCCAATAATCGGACGCTACTGTGGCCAGACCATCCCTCCCTTCATTAGGAGCAGCGGACGGTACCTCTGGGTAAAATTTGTTTCCGATGGCGAACTGGAGGCGATTGGATTTTCGGTGAATTACAACTTCACTGCAG ggccgggggGCAGggattggcgagggcactag